The Sphingobium aromaticiconvertens genome has a segment encoding these proteins:
- a CDS encoding glutathione S-transferase family protein produces MLKVHHLSDSRSQKVVWLLEELGCPYDLVYHRRLPVTMLGPPALKAAHPIGKAPVLEAEGRSIVESGAIIDYILLRHGQGRLMPDTDGPELLPYLEWMNFAVSIGSNPIMMKVYARAFGLEGTALGPAADAELALVLGYLDRSLRGKIYLLGDLFTAADIQVSFVAELAKAFASIDDYPEIIAWLGRLHTRPGYQASLTKGSYIYGA; encoded by the coding sequence ATGCTCAAGGTCCACCACCTCAGCGATTCGCGATCACAGAAGGTCGTCTGGCTGCTTGAGGAACTCGGCTGCCCTTACGATCTGGTCTATCATCGGCGGCTTCCGGTGACGATGCTGGGGCCGCCCGCGCTGAAGGCCGCACATCCGATCGGCAAGGCGCCAGTGCTGGAGGCGGAGGGGCGGTCGATCGTCGAATCGGGCGCGATCATTGATTATATCCTGTTGCGCCATGGCCAGGGCAGGTTGATGCCCGATACCGATGGGCCGGAATTGCTGCCCTATCTGGAATGGATGAACTTCGCGGTTTCGATCGGCAGCAATCCGATCATGATGAAGGTCTATGCGCGCGCGTTCGGGCTGGAGGGAACCGCTCTCGGCCCGGCGGCGGATGCTGAACTGGCGCTGGTGCTGGGCTATCTCGACCGATCGCTCCGCGGGAAGATTTATTTGCTTGGTGATCTGTTCACTGCTGCAGACATCCAGGTCAGCTTCGTGGCGGAACTGGCCAAGGCGTTTGCGTCGATCGACGATTATCCTGAGATCATCGCCTGGCTCGGGCGCCTGCACACCCGGCCTGGCTACCAGGCATCGCTGACCAAGGGGAGTTATATCTACGGAGCTTGA
- a CDS encoding cation acetate symporter, translating into MSQIHYFLATVAITIAITFWAARRNTGRASFYAAEGKISATQNGLAIAGDFLSAGTVLGIVGLFFAVGMDAAPYLITPLAGLFLMLTLIVGPLRRLGRYTLGDVITHRLGAPRMRMVIGLCTIVISLINLVAQLVGAGALISIVFGLPFNLAVVIVAALMTGYVAFGGMLAATWVQIIKAVILIAMIAVLAGLCIWKAGGYGALFDMAEASAGSRKMLEFGGLKLGLFGAISLALTQMAGMMGMPHLLIRFFTVPDERAARQSLVLGATIIGIAMGTVLLVVGPAAIAFVGGDPSLRDSAGGIIGGTNMITMHLSRLMGGDLLFGLMSAVAFSTILAVVAGLTISISSATSHDLVLGLRRGPPLSERSEVALFRTAAIATSILGTLLAILFQKENITFLIVMGQTVAASTTFPLLILAIYWRGLTASGAVAAGLFGLVTSVAGIVAGPAFWVKALGHAAPLLPTDYPALVTVPATFVVAWVVSSIGRPSLLQPA; encoded by the coding sequence ATGAGCCAAATCCATTATTTTCTCGCGACCGTCGCGATCACGATCGCAATCACCTTCTGGGCTGCGAGACGCAACACCGGGCGCGCCTCTTTCTACGCCGCCGAGGGCAAGATATCCGCGACGCAGAATGGATTGGCGATCGCGGGTGATTTCCTGTCTGCAGGCACCGTACTTGGCATCGTCGGGCTGTTCTTCGCAGTGGGGATGGACGCTGCACCCTATCTGATCACGCCGCTCGCTGGCCTGTTCCTGATGCTGACGCTGATCGTCGGCCCCTTGCGCCGGCTCGGTCGCTACACGCTCGGCGATGTGATCACCCACCGGCTCGGTGCGCCCCGGATGCGGATGGTGATCGGGCTGTGCACGATCGTGATCTCGCTGATCAACCTGGTCGCGCAGCTGGTGGGGGCGGGTGCGCTGATCTCGATCGTGTTTGGCCTGCCGTTCAACCTGGCGGTGGTGATCGTGGCCGCACTGATGACTGGCTATGTCGCGTTCGGCGGCATGCTCGCCGCCACGTGGGTACAGATCATCAAGGCGGTGATCCTGATCGCGATGATCGCTGTGCTGGCGGGGCTATGCATATGGAAGGCGGGTGGTTATGGCGCGCTGTTCGACATGGCGGAAGCGAGCGCCGGCAGCCGCAAGATGCTCGAATTCGGGGGGCTCAAGCTCGGCCTGTTCGGCGCGATCAGCCTGGCGCTCACCCAGATGGCCGGCATGATGGGCATGCCGCATTTGCTGATCCGCTTCTTCACCGTGCCGGATGAGCGCGCGGCCCGGCAATCGCTCGTATTGGGCGCGACCATTATCGGTATCGCGATGGGCACGGTGTTGCTGGTGGTGGGTCCGGCCGCGATCGCGTTCGTTGGCGGAGACCCCAGCTTGCGCGATTCCGCCGGAGGGATCATCGGCGGGACTAACATGATCACGATGCACCTCTCCCGGCTGATGGGCGGCGATCTATTGTTCGGGCTGATGAGCGCGGTCGCCTTCTCTACCATCCTCGCGGTCGTCGCTGGTCTCACCATCTCGATCTCGTCCGCGACCTCGCACGATCTGGTGCTGGGGCTGAGACGCGGACCGCCTTTGTCGGAGCGATCCGAAGTCGCGCTGTTCCGCACCGCCGCGATCGCCACCTCGATCCTGGGTACGCTGCTCGCCATCTTGTTCCAGAAAGAGAATATCACCTTCCTTATCGTTATGGGGCAGACAGTCGCGGCGAGTACGACGTTCCCGCTTTTAATCCTCGCAATCTATTGGCGCGGGCTGACGGCGTCCGGGGCGGTCGCGGCGGGGCTGTTCGGGCTGGTGACGAGCGTGGCCGGTATTGTCGCGGGGCCAGCCTTCTGGGTGAAGGCGCTGGGCCATGCGGCACCGCTGTTGCCGACCGATTATCCCGCGTTGGTGACGGTGCCGGCCACCTTCGTCGTCGCCTGGGTGGTGTCCAGTATCGGTCGGCCATCCTTACTCCAACCCGCCTGA
- a CDS encoding TonB-dependent receptor yields MNKLLYSGLVGAVCASFPATVRAQASGAPAVAQDQIEDIVVTARRSEEALQTTPVAVTALSSAGLERKQITDVAAVQRAAPNLTITTGTPAASGFAIISMRGQSNLNAGNASDPAVGIYLDGAYIARPAGALFDLVDMQRVEVLRGPQGTLFGRNTIGGALNLTTNQPDGDLLLSGRLTAGNYGNLEATGVLNLPLSGDELAVRMAYKYRERDGFGRDGLTGKPLNDKRDDQYARFQARWAPASSGFEAVFGFDWNKSNDSGQLAGATGINPLVVGPAASQALEAAYLHRKSDWYVGYNTSDTGTNALYQPSNHVDGWGTSLRLSAELGAITAKSITAYRKLDSSGYIDLDGTPVSFLEPYNRYRSKGVSQEFQLSGTMGEFSWIGGVFYFREKNTEQSDARIFAGPWFRNYADIVNESYAGYVQGYYQISDRLRATAGFRYTWDKRHVVIQNLAAIYPAPVCGVDVANRDDGVNCAQTLDKKFDYPAFTVGLDYQVTDNIFVYAKSSGAYMAGGWNLRQGSAPAFKPEQTKDVEIGVKAEWFDRRLRTNIAIFHSWQSDVQRNISAVVSTPNGDVSTQFIRNAGDAHVTGFEFEGTMVPWRGMEVTGQFGYTDAHYNKGTFLDVQTIGGIAGCNGGAAIGTYNCTVDRSGERLPQVPKITYGIGATQTIPTNFGSIAVHADYAFIGNQTFAPNTPAAAQPAAVKAAYARANELSRIAGYGLLNGRLTLSVDDEHFELSLWGRNMLGKKYYTRSFSDLYTSLGSAVSFIGEPRTYGLTASFKLGD; encoded by the coding sequence ATGAACAAGTTGCTTTATTCGGGTCTTGTCGGCGCCGTGTGCGCCTCGTTCCCAGCCACTGTGCGCGCACAGGCAAGCGGCGCACCCGCGGTCGCGCAAGACCAGATCGAAGACATCGTCGTCACCGCGCGCCGGAGCGAGGAAGCCTTGCAGACCACGCCGGTTGCTGTGACGGCCCTTTCAAGCGCCGGGCTAGAGCGTAAGCAGATCACCGATGTCGCGGCGGTTCAGCGCGCGGCGCCGAACCTCACGATCACCACGGGCACGCCCGCCGCCTCGGGTTTCGCGATCATCTCGATGCGTGGACAATCCAATCTCAACGCGGGCAACGCCTCGGACCCCGCCGTCGGCATCTATCTGGATGGCGCGTATATTGCGCGACCGGCCGGTGCGCTGTTTGATCTCGTCGATATGCAGCGGGTCGAGGTCTTGCGTGGTCCACAGGGGACGCTGTTCGGACGTAACACCATCGGCGGCGCGCTCAACCTGACGACCAATCAGCCGGATGGCGACCTGCTGCTCTCGGGCCGCCTGACGGCGGGCAATTATGGCAACCTGGAAGCGACGGGTGTGCTGAACCTCCCACTCAGCGGCGACGAGCTGGCCGTGCGCATGGCGTATAAATATCGCGAGCGGGACGGCTTCGGCCGTGACGGGCTGACCGGCAAGCCGCTCAACGACAAGCGCGACGATCAATATGCCCGCTTCCAAGCGCGCTGGGCGCCCGCTTCCTCCGGCTTCGAAGCGGTCTTCGGGTTCGACTGGAACAAGAGCAACGACAGCGGCCAGCTCGCCGGTGCGACCGGGATCAATCCGCTCGTCGTGGGACCGGCGGCGTCACAGGCGCTTGAGGCGGCCTATCTCCACCGCAAATCGGACTGGTATGTCGGCTACAACACGAGCGACACTGGCACCAACGCGCTCTACCAGCCAAGCAATCATGTCGACGGCTGGGGCACGTCGCTACGCCTTTCCGCAGAGCTGGGGGCGATCACGGCCAAGTCTATCACGGCTTATCGCAAACTCGACAGCAGCGGCTATATCGATCTCGACGGTACGCCGGTCTCGTTCCTCGAACCCTATAATCGTTATCGTTCCAAGGGCGTGAGCCAGGAATTTCAGCTTTCGGGGACAATGGGCGAATTTAGCTGGATCGGCGGTGTCTTCTATTTCCGGGAGAAAAATACCGAGCAATCGGATGCCCGTATCTTCGCCGGGCCGTGGTTCCGTAACTATGCCGACATCGTCAACGAATCCTATGCCGGCTATGTTCAGGGCTATTACCAGATCAGCGATCGTCTCCGCGCGACGGCGGGCTTTCGGTACACTTGGGACAAGCGCCATGTCGTGATCCAGAATCTGGCAGCAATCTATCCAGCACCGGTGTGCGGCGTCGACGTCGCTAATCGCGACGACGGCGTCAACTGTGCGCAGACGCTCGACAAGAAATTCGACTATCCTGCCTTTACGGTGGGCCTCGACTATCAGGTGACCGACAACATCTTCGTCTACGCCAAGAGCAGCGGCGCCTATATGGCTGGCGGTTGGAACCTGCGGCAGGGGTCCGCGCCGGCGTTCAAGCCCGAGCAGACCAAGGATGTCGAGATTGGTGTGAAGGCCGAATGGTTCGATCGCCGCCTGCGCACCAACATCGCGATATTCCACAGCTGGCAGAGCGACGTGCAACGTAATATTTCCGCCGTCGTCTCCACGCCCAACGGCGACGTTTCCACCCAGTTCATCCGCAACGCCGGCGACGCCCATGTGACGGGTTTCGAATTTGAAGGCACCATGGTGCCCTGGCGCGGCATGGAGGTGACCGGCCAGTTCGGTTACACTGACGCCCACTACAACAAGGGCACGTTCCTGGATGTCCAGACGATCGGAGGCATTGCGGGGTGCAATGGCGGCGCAGCCATCGGCACCTACAACTGCACCGTCGACCGCAGCGGCGAGCGCCTACCGCAGGTTCCCAAGATCACCTACGGGATTGGCGCCACGCAGACGATTCCTACCAACTTTGGCTCAATCGCCGTTCATGCCGACTATGCGTTCATCGGCAACCAGACCTTCGCGCCTAATACTCCGGCCGCAGCCCAGCCCGCCGCAGTTAAGGCCGCCTATGCACGTGCGAACGAACTCAGCCGCATCGCCGGATACGGCCTTCTCAACGGTCGCCTGACGCTGAGCGTGGACGACGAACATTTCGAATTGTCGCTCTGGGGCCGCAACATGCTCGGCAAGAAATATTACACCCGCAGCTTTTCCGATCTCTATACGTCGCTCGGTTCCGCAGTGTCCTTCATCGGCGAACCGCGCACCTACGGCCTCACCGCCTCCTTCAAGCTCGGCGACTGA
- a CDS encoding nuclear transport factor 2 family protein — MNDEGAVSDEERANTLLRHVLDGFNAGDIDAIADCFHPEVRAEFPFAPPAMPTLSHGHAAVMAAFREGRASLEEIKITPAKIYWCAGDSTLLLEASSKGRLRGGGDYRNSYVFVIGIRDERIILWREYFDSLAILKAFDTMSAGAAS, encoded by the coding sequence GTGAACGATGAGGGCGCCGTGAGCGACGAGGAGAGGGCGAACACGCTGCTTCGTCATGTGCTGGATGGTTTCAACGCGGGCGACATTGATGCGATCGCCGATTGCTTCCACCCGGAGGTGCGCGCGGAATTCCCCTTCGCGCCGCCGGCCATGCCGACCCTCAGCCACGGTCATGCCGCCGTCATGGCCGCCTTTCGCGAAGGCCGGGCGAGCCTCGAAGAGATAAAGATCACGCCCGCCAAAATCTATTGGTGCGCTGGCGATTCTACGCTTTTGCTAGAGGCAAGCAGCAAGGGACGGCTGCGGGGCGGCGGCGACTATCGAAACAGCTACGTCTTTGTGATCGGCATCCGCGACGAGCGGATCATTCTCTGGCGTGAATATTTCGACAGTCTTGCGATCTTGAAGGCATTCGACACGATGTCCGCCGGTGCGGCCAGCTGA
- a CDS encoding Rieske 2Fe-2S domain-containing protein, whose amino-acid sequence MGANAASRRWLITGVSTGLGRALMAAAQGGCVAKEDETMATSRDYGLGEFDYPRGWMMVAAADWLTATPIEARVFGEDVVLYRGASGRPVMLDAYCPHMGAHLAVGPTGATALHCVQTEGDSIRCPNHGWKFGPDGQCTEIPYSRITIPKAMGIRSWQVQEWAGCIFAWHDPEGGAPTYELPALPEWADPRWMRWTIAEVPEMAVHQLELAEHGVDKIHNANVHGHDRLVGHRVTFDGHRAQTDSTSVMMVDGAESAPFTVSSRYTGPALLLAYSDGPRPLIFFFAHTPTEDGKVCGFHGTMMRAVGDAPDEEDVRAHAEISAISLYQFNQDMEIFKRKRPTLKVVQIPGDGPFRRYRQWYSQFYAPRARTEAIQAAANGVIETEGQYDAPWIGRDGDDQLR is encoded by the coding sequence ATGGGTGCGAACGCCGCATCCAGGCGCTGGCTGATCACGGGCGTCTCCACCGGCCTCGGGCGTGCGCTCATGGCGGCTGCACAGGGGGGATGCGTTGCCAAGGAGGATGAGACGATGGCGACCTCGCGCGATTATGGGCTTGGAGAGTTCGACTATCCCCGTGGCTGGATGATGGTGGCGGCTGCCGACTGGCTGACCGCGACGCCGATAGAGGCGCGCGTCTTTGGTGAGGATGTCGTGCTCTATCGCGGCGCCAGCGGTCGTCCGGTGATGCTGGATGCCTATTGCCCGCACATGGGCGCACATCTCGCCGTCGGGCCGACCGGCGCGACCGCGCTCCATTGTGTCCAGACCGAGGGCGACAGTATCCGCTGCCCCAATCACGGCTGGAAGTTCGGGCCGGACGGCCAGTGCACCGAAATCCCCTATTCGCGGATCACGATTCCGAAGGCGATGGGGATTCGATCCTGGCAGGTGCAGGAATGGGCCGGCTGCATTTTCGCGTGGCATGATCCCGAAGGCGGCGCGCCGACCTACGAGCTGCCCGCGCTTCCCGAATGGGCCGATCCCCGCTGGATGCGCTGGACGATTGCGGAGGTGCCCGAGATGGCCGTCCACCAGCTCGAGCTGGCCGAGCATGGCGTCGACAAGATCCACAACGCCAATGTTCATGGCCACGACCGGCTTGTCGGCCACCGCGTTACTTTTGACGGGCATCGCGCGCAGACCGACAGCACCAGCGTGATGATGGTGGACGGCGCGGAGAGTGCGCCCTTCACGGTGAGCAGTCGTTATACCGGGCCGGCGTTGCTGCTCGCCTATTCGGACGGGCCGCGACCGCTGATTTTCTTTTTCGCGCACACGCCAACGGAGGACGGCAAAGTCTGTGGCTTCCACGGCACGATGATGCGCGCCGTGGGCGATGCACCGGATGAGGAGGACGTCCGCGCCCACGCCGAGATATCGGCGATCAGCCTCTACCAGTTCAACCAGGACATGGAGATATTCAAGCGCAAGCGGCCCACACTCAAGGTCGTCCAGATTCCCGGCGACGGGCCGTTCCGGCGCTATCGCCAATGGTATTCTCAATTCTATGCGCCGCGCGCCCGGACCGAGGCGATCCAGGCGGCCGCGAACGGAGTGATCGAGACTGAGGGGCAGTATGACGCCCCTTGGATTGGCCGCGACGGCGATGACCAGCTTCGATGA
- a CDS encoding tyrosine-protein phosphatase, with protein sequence MTEALSKLNFRDVGGMPTEDGGALKPGMIYRSEGPASFQEVHRKELAALAIRLVCDLRADTERNKDPNDWTETARLLNLDVTNDLRVETNDGWMTLKNDPTPEGARNALNGNYAAIPGAIRPHLKSLIDAIVDGETPVLVHCTAGKDRTGVMMAILLMALGVPRDVIVADYQRSDVFAQNLRIRGGIPEQFEEAFGFRPSEALIDTMIGVNLEFLDSALGGITREWGSIDDFFLAAGVDADQLARFRDTLVVRVVEEA encoded by the coding sequence ATGACCGAAGCGCTTTCCAAGCTCAACTTCCGCGATGTCGGTGGCATGCCGACCGAAGATGGCGGCGCGCTCAAGCCCGGCATGATCTATCGCTCCGAAGGTCCGGCCAGCTTTCAGGAGGTTCACCGCAAGGAACTCGCCGCGCTCGCCATCCGCCTCGTCTGCGATCTTCGCGCCGATACCGAGCGCAACAAGGATCCAAACGACTGGACCGAGACGGCGCGGTTGCTGAACCTCGACGTCACCAACGATCTGCGTGTCGAGACCAACGACGGCTGGATGACGCTTAAGAACGACCCTACCCCGGAAGGCGCACGGAATGCCTTGAACGGCAATTACGCCGCGATTCCGGGCGCGATCCGGCCGCATCTAAAATCGCTGATCGATGCGATCGTCGATGGCGAGACACCCGTTCTCGTCCATTGCACGGCGGGCAAAGACCGCACTGGCGTGATGATGGCGATCCTGCTGATGGCGCTGGGCGTGCCACGCGACGTGATCGTGGCGGACTATCAGCGCTCAGACGTCTTCGCGCAGAATCTGCGTATTCGCGGCGGCATCCCCGAACAATTCGAGGAAGCCTTCGGCTTCCGGCCGAGCGAGGCACTGATCGACACGATGATCGGTGTTAATCTCGAGTTCCTCGATTCCGCGCTCGGGGGGATCACGCGCGAATGGGGCTCGATCGACGATTTCTTCCTGGCCGCAGGCGTGGATGCGGATCAACTCGCACGTTTTCGCGACACGCTCGTCGTCCGCGTGGTCGAGGAAGCCTGA
- a CDS encoding SMP-30/gluconolactonase/LRE family protein, which yields MAGKLEFLTSGLMMPEGPIAMPDGSVLVVEVLGRRLTRVAADGSRTIVAELGGGPNGAAIGPDGRCYVCNNGGFDHVELEGSVLLPHEAPHDTPPGSIQVVDLETGDFETLYAHSEETPFWGPNDIVFDAAGGFWFTDFGRDRGRARMRGAIYYAQADGSAIREVVSPVDAPNGIGLSPDGGTLYVAATYEAHLLSFRLSAPGMIDPAGAMMPNGASIVGRAGPGQYLDSLAVDGAGRICVASPGGGAILVFLPEGGSPDVIAMPDFLTTNICFGGPDLKTAYVTLGSTGRVAVLNWDVPGLELAYA from the coding sequence ATGGCGGGTAAGCTCGAATTCCTGACCAGCGGGCTGATGATGCCCGAAGGCCCGATCGCGATGCCGGATGGCAGCGTACTGGTGGTCGAGGTGCTCGGCCGTCGCCTCACCCGCGTCGCCGCCGATGGCAGCCGCACGATCGTCGCCGAACTCGGCGGCGGGCCGAACGGTGCCGCGATCGGCCCGGACGGACGCTGTTATGTCTGCAACAATGGGGGTTTCGACCACGTCGAGCTCGAAGGCAGCGTGCTGCTGCCGCACGAGGCACCCCATGATACGCCGCCGGGATCGATCCAGGTCGTAGATCTGGAAACCGGCGATTTCGAGACGCTCTACGCCCACAGCGAGGAAACACCGTTCTGGGGACCGAACGACATCGTGTTCGATGCCGCAGGTGGCTTCTGGTTCACCGATTTCGGGCGTGATCGGGGACGGGCGCGGATGCGTGGCGCGATCTATTATGCGCAGGCGGACGGCAGCGCGATCCGCGAGGTCGTTTCGCCGGTCGATGCGCCCAACGGCATCGGACTCTCACCGGACGGTGGCACGCTCTATGTCGCCGCGACTTATGAGGCGCACCTGCTTAGCTTCCGCCTGTCGGCGCCCGGCATGATCGATCCAGCGGGCGCGATGATGCCGAACGGCGCCAGCATCGTCGGCCGAGCTGGGCCGGGGCAGTATCTCGACAGCCTTGCGGTGGATGGCGCCGGCCGGATTTGTGTCGCATCTCCGGGTGGTGGCGCGATCCTGGTATTCTTGCCGGAAGGCGGCTCGCCAGACGTCATCGCCATGCCTGATTTCCTCACCACCAACATCTGCTTCGGCGGACCCGATTTAAAGACCGCCTATGTGACGCTGGGCAGCACCGGGCGCGTGGCGGTGCTGAACTGGGATGTGCCCGGCCTGGAACTTGCTTATGCCTGA
- a CDS encoding aminoglycoside phosphotransferase, whose protein sequence is MAEAQRTRSRVIDQNPVPRPYQSRTEQIPMERFRPDADWLGRIMANKYPGIAAYAMEVVQMFDSHTTKIRVAVDWNDAGKAAGLPRNLCIKSNWGGQFDNVDIHALEARFYHFLTDRLTAHTATCYYADWNDDGSGQGLVVLEDLIDRGGKFGHSLQHSGVDGVASGLADLAKLHAGLWNSPLITPDAAPWLPTSMEVPVDYDQVRLMDHWLGENRKEPNFCGIAPKHYLDDPSRLERAYDALVDYERKFKAPYCVILGDCHQGNTYILPNGERMWLDWQLGRRGRPWRDVTYFTVGSLTIEERRQSHRDLVAHYRDCLIKEGATDVIGIDEIWEQIPRWVMYGIQAWAANMDHWGQNGLPMNERFFTAGEDLGSWKLLLCE, encoded by the coding sequence ATGGCGGAAGCACAACGCACGCGAAGCCGGGTGATCGACCAGAACCCGGTGCCCAGACCCTATCAGAGCCGGACCGAACAGATCCCGATGGAGCGGTTCCGTCCGGATGCGGACTGGCTCGGCCGGATCATGGCGAACAAATATCCTGGCATCGCCGCGTATGCGATGGAGGTCGTGCAGATGTTCGACAGCCATACCACCAAGATCCGCGTCGCCGTCGACTGGAACGATGCCGGCAAGGCGGCGGGGCTGCCTCGGAACCTGTGCATCAAGTCGAACTGGGGCGGGCAGTTCGACAATGTCGACATCCATGCGCTCGAGGCGCGCTTCTATCATTTCCTGACCGACCGGCTGACGGCGCACACCGCGACCTGCTATTATGCGGACTGGAACGACGATGGCTCGGGCCAGGGCTTGGTCGTGCTGGAAGACCTGATCGACCGCGGCGGCAAGTTTGGACACAGCCTCCAGCATTCCGGCGTCGACGGTGTCGCAAGCGGGCTGGCGGATCTCGCCAAGCTCCATGCCGGCCTGTGGAACAGCCCGCTGATCACGCCGGACGCGGCGCCCTGGCTGCCGACGTCGATGGAGGTTCCGGTCGATTACGATCAGGTGCGCCTGATGGATCACTGGCTCGGCGAAAATCGCAAGGAGCCCAATTTCTGCGGGATCGCGCCGAAACATTATCTCGACGACCCGTCACGTCTCGAACGCGCCTATGACGCGCTTGTCGATTACGAACGAAAGTTCAAGGCGCCCTATTGCGTGATCCTGGGCGATTGCCATCAGGGCAACACCTATATCCTACCCAATGGCGAGCGGATGTGGCTCGATTGGCAACTGGGTCGGCGCGGCCGCCCGTGGCGCGACGTCACCTATTTCACCGTCGGATCGCTCACCATTGAGGAACGCCGTCAAAGCCACCGCGATCTGGTCGCGCATTATCGCGACTGCCTGATCAAGGAGGGTGCCACCGACGTCATCGGCATAGACGAGATCTGGGAGCAGATTCCGCGCTGGGTAATGTACGGAATTCAGGCATGGGCCGCCAACATGGATCACTGGGGGCAGAACGGCCTGCCAATGAACGAGCGTTTCTTCACGGCCGGCGAGGATCTCGGCTCCTGGAAGCTGTTGCTGTGCGAATGA
- a CDS encoding MFS transporter, whose product MLANDFRTTETVKTVSERYSWYVLGVLTLAQTCHGIDRAIIGLVLAPVGKEFGLTDRELGFLAGFAYGIFFAISAIPFGMAVDRHNRRNIMTLALTIWSSATALCGLATGFWTLLLGRAAVGTAEAAGSPTGMSLLSDYFDKDKRSTAIGLWYLSSGIGLAIAFFVGGAIVQAYGWRWAFFAAGIPGLLIAPLLLFTVREPKRGGRDAVVPSDAALETASLRVRIRLLLGRPGLAHCITAIILIATGIYGMSTWLTTFLIRVHDMPISKAGLTVAIAFGVVGSLGGFAAGWGADWLNRRMGGFNPARTAMLGATIPFVTALTGVGTVAFDDFTITMAFMMACGFFCASYNGPIYAVIVHIAGARLRGLAVSLVQLGANLIGVGAGTFLIGAISDYVGGTRGVAWGIGIAMVFVLWGGVHLVLASHSIKRAEEI is encoded by the coding sequence ATGCTGGCCAATGATTTCCGCACCACTGAAACCGTGAAGACTGTGTCCGAGCGCTATAGCTGGTACGTTCTTGGCGTCCTGACGCTGGCGCAGACCTGCCACGGTATCGATCGGGCGATCATCGGCCTGGTGCTCGCGCCCGTCGGCAAGGAATTCGGCCTGACGGACCGCGAGCTCGGGTTTCTCGCTGGCTTCGCCTATGGGATCTTCTTCGCGATCTCCGCAATTCCCTTCGGCATGGCCGTCGATCGCCACAACCGGCGCAATATCATGACGCTGGCGCTCACAATCTGGAGCAGCGCCACAGCATTGTGCGGACTCGCAACCGGGTTCTGGACGCTGCTGCTCGGCCGCGCGGCGGTCGGCACCGCAGAAGCGGCAGGATCGCCCACCGGCATGTCGCTGCTCAGCGACTATTTCGACAAGGACAAGCGGTCGACCGCGATCGGACTCTGGTATCTTAGTTCGGGCATCGGCCTAGCCATCGCCTTCTTCGTCGGCGGCGCGATCGTACAGGCCTATGGCTGGCGCTGGGCATTCTTCGCCGCCGGCATCCCCGGACTGTTGATCGCCCCGCTGCTGCTCTTCACGGTGCGTGAACCCAAGCGCGGGGGCCGCGATGCGGTCGTCCCCTCGGACGCGGCACTCGAGACCGCGAGCCTTAGAGTACGTATCCGTCTGCTCCTCGGCCGTCCCGGCCTTGCGCATTGCATCACCGCGATCATCCTGATCGCAACCGGCATCTACGGGATGAGCACTTGGCTCACGACGTTCCTGATCCGCGTCCACGACATGCCCATCAGCAAGGCGGGGCTGACGGTCGCGATCGCTTTCGGCGTCGTCGGATCGTTGGGCGGCTTCGCGGCAGGCTGGGGTGCCGATTGGCTCAACCGACGGATGGGCGGCTTCAATCCGGCGCGGACGGCCATGCTCGGTGCGACCATCCCCTTCGTCACTGCCCTAACCGGCGTCGGCACCGTCGCCTTCGACGATTTCACGATCACCATGGCGTTTATGATGGCATGCGGATTCTTCTGCGCTTCGTATAACGGGCCTATCTACGCTGTGATCGTGCATATTGCAGGCGCCCGACTGCGTGGGCTTGCGGTCTCGCTAGTGCAACTTGGCGCAAACCTGATCGGCGTGGGTGCGGGCACGTTCCTGATCGGCGCGATTAGCGATTATGTCGGCGGCACGCGCGGCGTCGCCTGGGGCATCGGTATCGCGATGGTGTTCGTCCTCTGGGGCGGCGTTCACCTCGTCCTGGCTTCACACAGTATAAAGCGAGCGGAAGAGATCTGA